A stretch of Myxococcus hansupus DNA encodes these proteins:
- a CDS encoding TIGR00282 family metallophosphoesterase has product MKVLFMGDVVGRPGLQAVRTLLPRVRAQHGVDVVVANAENSDQGSGITSETAHYLLDSGVQLLTSGNHFYSKKAILPWVKEHPDLLLRPANYPKGTPGKGHTVVKLPDGRALGVINLEGRVYMRTEASPFEVVEGLVEELRQQTPCILVDMHCEASSEKNAMGFHLDGRVSVVVGTHTHVQTADERVLPGGTAFITDVGMCGPLDSVIGMKKESSLARFLGKTAPYEVAERLVYLQGIVADIDDATGRARSIHRVREHLPGT; this is encoded by the coding sequence GTGAAAGTCCTCTTCATGGGGGACGTGGTGGGCCGCCCGGGTCTCCAGGCGGTCCGCACGCTCCTTCCGAGGGTCCGCGCGCAACATGGCGTGGACGTGGTGGTCGCCAACGCGGAGAACAGCGACCAGGGCTCGGGAATCACTTCAGAGACGGCCCACTACCTGCTCGACAGCGGCGTCCAGTTGCTGACGAGCGGTAACCATTTCTACTCCAAGAAGGCCATCCTCCCCTGGGTGAAGGAGCATCCGGACCTGTTGCTGCGTCCGGCCAACTACCCCAAGGGAACACCGGGCAAGGGCCACACCGTGGTGAAGCTCCCGGATGGCCGCGCCCTGGGTGTCATCAACCTGGAAGGGCGCGTCTACATGCGCACCGAGGCCAGTCCCTTCGAAGTGGTGGAGGGGTTGGTGGAGGAGCTGCGTCAGCAGACGCCCTGCATCCTGGTGGACATGCACTGCGAGGCCTCCAGCGAGAAGAACGCCATGGGCTTCCACCTGGACGGCCGCGTCTCGGTGGTGGTGGGCACGCACACGCACGTGCAGACCGCGGACGAGCGCGTCCTGCCGGGCGGGACGGCGTTCATCACCGACGTGGGCATGTGCGGGCCGTTGGACTCCGTCATCGGCATGAAGAAGGAGTCGTCGCTGGCGCGCTTCCTGGGCAAGACGGCGCCCTACGAGGTGGCCGAGCGGCTGGTGTACCTCCAGGGCATCGTGGCGGACATCGACGACGCCACGGGCCGGGCGCGGAGCATCCACCGCGTGCGGGAGCACCTGCCGGGCACCTGA
- a CDS encoding tetratricopeptide repeat protein: protein MSSSYQGDGYGAVSMRVQGDRLTGTATGGPCGFEPDTEVLSGEFQDNVLVGQLLLCQVGPQCEPRVHQSALVVFNPEDGAMTALFRLKDGCRSPSLKNDAFLLLRPLSHEADATEPPVRPASAVALSDGAGSSAAQVAAGLGRQGEVPPLEEGQRQLASGNAAVAQRHFELALERDPRNASAVVGLGASQLALNDVGRAVRTLEAGRGLARADVQFWLAYAYHREGNRVRAREALRKAFEMGWTPAGRTSEAAPEQALREDIKDLDSLMQQQRARKRGPVRAPAGAGNSTP, encoded by the coding sequence GTGTCCAGTTCCTATCAAGGGGACGGCTATGGCGCCGTGTCCATGCGCGTGCAGGGAGACCGGCTGACCGGCACCGCGACGGGCGGCCCCTGCGGCTTCGAACCCGACACGGAGGTGCTCTCTGGCGAGTTCCAGGACAACGTCCTGGTGGGCCAGTTGTTGCTCTGCCAGGTCGGGCCGCAGTGCGAGCCGCGCGTCCATCAGTCGGCGTTGGTCGTGTTCAACCCGGAAGACGGGGCCATGACGGCGCTCTTCCGGCTCAAGGACGGGTGCCGCTCGCCCTCGCTGAAGAACGACGCGTTCCTGCTCTTGCGCCCCCTGTCCCATGAGGCGGATGCGACCGAGCCGCCCGTGCGTCCGGCGTCGGCGGTGGCGCTGTCCGACGGGGCGGGGTCCTCGGCGGCGCAGGTGGCCGCGGGGCTGGGCCGGCAGGGCGAGGTTCCTCCCTTGGAGGAGGGGCAGCGGCAGTTGGCGTCGGGGAACGCGGCGGTGGCGCAGCGGCACTTCGAGCTGGCGCTGGAGCGGGATCCTCGCAACGCGTCCGCCGTGGTGGGGCTGGGCGCCAGTCAGCTCGCGCTCAACGACGTGGGCCGCGCGGTGCGGACGCTGGAGGCGGGCCGCGGCCTGGCGCGCGCGGACGTCCAGTTCTGGCTGGCCTACGCGTACCACCGCGAGGGCAACCGCGTGCGTGCCCGCGAGGCGCTGCGCAAGGCGTTCGAGATGGGCTGGACGCCGGCGGGCCGGACCTCCGAGGCCGCTCCGGAGCAGGCGCTGCGGGAGGACATCAAGGACCTCGACTCACTCATGCAGCAACAGCGGGCCCGGAAGCGGGGTCCGGTTCGCGCTCCGGCGGGGGCCGGAAACTCGACGCCGTGA
- a CDS encoding EndoU domain-containing protein, with product MRLSLPCLALLLGASLPALAARGVFVSDVAVDAVEQPESPKVVFTVEAGKPYPLLKKGGPQRAWCKLQGGSAEGWVVCDGAPESTAPARPSAAALVAADRAQRERGLAGGGGARTEGAGGGNQVVLRGPAGSAAARASVTGRNDGAHDEEQAGSVSAVGWKPATGCATTCDSAPLFAKAPALSAMDREVLDLCPARPDASVSEGDVRRFVTRYYDDARVQRALSVAGRPGAKQANIDWLTSLWVSTGPRNAFTHVFCGDDWQRGPIGGLHFLPRYAQLEAEGRLCYQGPARGNAALKGDAYLIRFKGVAPWSCGEKRIGSFSRSPDAVELMAIGTRAFARCCARGGAKKEGGVYSAADLGGTNWRVWCSTRNGTYGIATLHPTDDKATCGE from the coding sequence ATGCGTCTTTCCCTCCCCTGCCTCGCATTGTTGTTGGGTGCCTCGCTGCCGGCCCTCGCGGCCCGGGGCGTCTTCGTGTCCGACGTCGCGGTGGACGCCGTCGAGCAGCCCGAGTCCCCCAAGGTCGTCTTCACAGTGGAGGCCGGGAAGCCCTACCCGCTGCTGAAGAAGGGCGGGCCCCAGCGTGCCTGGTGCAAGCTGCAAGGCGGGTCGGCCGAGGGATGGGTGGTGTGTGATGGCGCGCCGGAGTCCACCGCGCCCGCCAGGCCCAGCGCCGCGGCGCTGGTGGCGGCGGACCGAGCGCAGCGGGAACGGGGCCTCGCGGGCGGTGGCGGCGCGCGGACGGAAGGGGCCGGTGGTGGGAATCAGGTGGTGCTGCGGGGGCCCGCGGGCAGCGCCGCCGCGCGGGCCTCGGTGACGGGGCGAAACGATGGCGCGCATGACGAGGAGCAGGCCGGCTCCGTGAGCGCCGTCGGCTGGAAGCCGGCCACGGGCTGCGCCACGACGTGTGACAGCGCGCCTCTCTTCGCGAAGGCCCCGGCGCTGTCGGCCATGGACCGCGAGGTGCTGGACCTGTGCCCTGCGCGCCCGGACGCCAGCGTGAGCGAGGGCGACGTGCGGCGCTTCGTCACCCGTTACTACGACGACGCGCGCGTCCAGCGGGCGCTGTCGGTGGCGGGACGTCCCGGCGCGAAGCAGGCCAACATCGACTGGCTCACGAGCCTGTGGGTGAGCACCGGGCCGCGCAACGCCTTCACGCACGTCTTCTGCGGGGATGACTGGCAGCGAGGCCCCATTGGCGGGCTGCACTTCCTGCCGCGTTATGCGCAGCTCGAGGCGGAAGGACGCCTCTGCTACCAAGGCCCGGCGCGCGGTAACGCGGCCTTGAAGGGCGACGCGTATCTCATCCGCTTCAAGGGCGTGGCGCCCTGGTCCTGTGGGGAGAAGCGCATCGGCAGCTTCTCCCGCTCACCTGACGCGGTGGAACTGATGGCCATTGGCACGCGTGCCTTCGCCCGGTGCTGCGCGCGCGGCGGGGCCAAGAAGGAAGGCGGCGTGTACTCCGCGGCCGACCTGGGTGGGACGAACTGGCGCGTGTGGTGCAGCACGCGCAACGGCACCTACGGCATCGCCACGCTCCACCCCACGGACGACAAAGCCACCTGCGGCGAGTGA
- a CDS encoding Hint domain-containing protein produces MERKSIWLTVCLGMSVFVAACGQEVTNPEDARLDSSAQGVRDIIVIEEQPCMELTDQGLCGGGGGGGGGGGGGGGGGGSETGPGMRLATFQSLAGQNTTRCVGGITMTECQSELAYAYSQQLITQAAYSWGMSTGFYPVVDRHNQIGAVCKCGCFEADTQILTQDADGFRVWLSAKSVRSTTELISLDETTNLTTPGFLTRNIVAMSQGKESPSLFVFTLDNGRQLKVTQNHGMLLSNGRVVEAKTVRVGDEFVGLEGEIVTVRNLTFEHTAFDVYNFEVNAEDKAGHFLAAEGVLVGDLAWQNQLSRELGAIAVRR; encoded by the coding sequence ATGGAACGCAAGAGCATCTGGCTAACGGTCTGCTTGGGGATGAGCGTCTTTGTCGCCGCGTGTGGTCAGGAGGTCACGAATCCCGAGGATGCGCGGCTCGACAGCTCGGCGCAGGGGGTCCGCGACATCATCGTCATCGAGGAGCAGCCCTGCATGGAACTCACGGACCAAGGCCTCTGCGGGGGTGGGGGAGGAGGCGGAGGAGGCGGAGGAGGCGGAGGAGGCGGTGGGGGAAGCGAGACTGGGCCGGGAATGCGGCTGGCCACCTTCCAGAGCCTCGCGGGCCAGAATACGACCCGCTGCGTGGGTGGCATCACCATGACGGAGTGCCAATCGGAGTTGGCGTATGCCTACTCCCAGCAACTGATTACGCAGGCGGCCTACAGTTGGGGCATGTCCACCGGATTCTACCCGGTTGTCGACCGGCACAATCAAATCGGCGCTGTGTGTAAATGCGGCTGCTTCGAGGCGGATACTCAGATTTTGACGCAGGATGCGGATGGGTTCCGAGTGTGGCTGTCCGCGAAGTCCGTTCGTTCGACCACCGAGCTTATCTCACTCGATGAGACAACGAATCTGACGACGCCCGGGTTCCTCACGCGCAATATCGTCGCGATGTCGCAGGGGAAGGAATCCCCTTCGCTCTTCGTCTTCACCCTGGACAACGGTCGTCAGCTCAAAGTGACACAAAACCACGGCATGCTCTTGAGCAACGGTCGGGTGGTGGAAGCGAAGACCGTACGTGTTGGCGACGAGTTTGTCGGGCTGGAGGGTGAAATTGTCACCGTGCGGAACCTTACCTTCGAACACACTGCCTTCGACGTGTACAACTTCGAGGTCAACGCGGAGGACAAGGCGGGCCATTTCCTGGCTGCTGAAGGCGTTCTCGTTGGCGACCTGGCCTGGCAGAACCAGCTTTCTCGCGAACTGGGCGCCATCGCCGTCCGACGTTAG
- a CDS encoding 5-formyltetrahydrofolate cyclo-ligase has product MSETVVEEAAARKQTLREELTARRKAMTPDLIDTRGLKVQSRFLAAPYYQKARTVALYAPIRGEVPTRDILIAALQDGKIVCYPLSHVHGRILSFRAIKSESELEPGRLGVREPTNSADLIAVDQIDLFVVPGLGFTREGKRLGRGGGYYDATLRAASQRSRRVGLAFNDQVVPVLPTTGDDVDMDLVVTESESLRGLYRDWDFLDT; this is encoded by the coding sequence GTGAGCGAGACGGTGGTGGAAGAGGCGGCGGCGAGGAAGCAGACCCTACGCGAAGAGCTCACGGCTCGCCGGAAGGCGATGACGCCGGACCTCATCGATACGCGGGGTCTCAAGGTTCAGTCTCGGTTCCTGGCAGCGCCGTATTATCAGAAGGCGCGGACGGTGGCGTTGTATGCCCCCATTCGGGGAGAAGTGCCTACCCGGGATATCCTGATCGCGGCGTTGCAAGACGGAAAGATCGTCTGCTACCCGCTCTCACATGTTCACGGGCGGATTCTTTCCTTCCGTGCCATCAAGTCGGAAAGCGAGCTGGAACCGGGGCGGCTGGGGGTGCGAGAGCCCACCAACTCCGCGGACCTCATCGCGGTGGACCAGATTGACCTCTTCGTGGTGCCGGGCCTGGGGTTCACCCGGGAAGGCAAGCGGCTGGGGCGCGGGGGCGGTTACTACGACGCCACCCTTCGCGCGGCCAGTCAGCGCAGTCGGCGGGTGGGCCTGGCCTTCAATGACCAGGTCGTCCCGGTGCTGCCCACGACGGGGGATGACGTCGACATGGACCTGGTCGTAACGGAGTCTGAGTCCCTGCGCGGCCTGTACCGCGACTGGGACTTCCTCGATACGTGA
- the tyrS gene encoding tyrosine--tRNA ligase yields MNPDALRKATPEEQFEEVTRGTVDLHSAEDLKKKLRYSYDTGKPLIIKAGFDPSRPDLHLGHSLLLTRMRRFQEFGHTVVFLIGDFTGLIGDPTGRNATRPALTRDEVKANAETYKKQVFKVLDEAKTQVRFNSSWLDTLGTEGMIRLASRYSVQRMLERDDFKKRFRGEVSISIHEFLYPLLQGYDSVVLKADVELGATDQLFNLLVGRQLMKEDGIAPQVIMTGPILEGLDAKLVEGKIAGAKMSKSLDNYVGIDEPANIIFGKLMSITDDLMWRYYELLSSKTVGELAEMRAQVESGALHPKTAKVAFAQEMTARFHGAEAGTKAAEDFEKRFAKKELSTDELPLVELSLGGAEKMPVTKLLPETKLVASATEARKLMAQGGVRINGEKVQDAKAELGAGEYTVQVGKLKAARVKLG; encoded by the coding sequence ATGAATCCGGACGCGCTGCGCAAGGCGACCCCCGAGGAGCAGTTCGAAGAAGTGACCCGTGGCACGGTGGACCTCCACTCGGCCGAAGACCTGAAGAAGAAGCTTCGGTATTCGTATGACACGGGCAAGCCGCTCATCATCAAGGCGGGCTTCGACCCGAGCCGGCCGGACCTGCACCTGGGCCACTCGCTGCTCCTGACGCGCATGCGGCGCTTCCAGGAGTTCGGCCACACGGTGGTGTTCCTCATCGGCGACTTCACCGGGTTGATTGGCGACCCCACGGGCCGCAACGCCACGCGCCCGGCGCTGACGCGCGACGAGGTGAAGGCCAACGCGGAGACCTACAAGAAGCAGGTCTTCAAGGTGTTGGACGAGGCGAAGACGCAGGTGCGCTTCAACTCCTCCTGGCTGGACACGCTGGGGACGGAGGGGATGATTCGCCTGGCCTCGCGCTACTCGGTGCAGCGCATGCTGGAGCGCGACGACTTCAAGAAGCGCTTCCGCGGCGAGGTCTCCATCTCCATCCACGAGTTCCTCTACCCGCTCCTGCAGGGCTACGACTCCGTGGTGCTGAAGGCGGACGTGGAGCTGGGCGCCACGGATCAGCTCTTCAACCTGCTGGTGGGCCGTCAGTTGATGAAGGAGGACGGCATCGCGCCCCAGGTCATCATGACGGGGCCCATCCTCGAAGGGCTCGACGCGAAGCTGGTGGAGGGGAAGATCGCCGGCGCGAAGATGTCCAAGAGCCTGGACAACTACGTGGGCATCGACGAGCCGGCGAACATCATCTTCGGCAAGCTGATGAGCATCACCGATGACTTGATGTGGCGCTACTACGAGCTGCTCTCCTCGAAGACCGTCGGGGAGCTGGCGGAGATGCGCGCCCAGGTGGAGTCCGGCGCGCTGCACCCGAAGACGGCGAAGGTCGCCTTCGCGCAGGAGATGACGGCGCGCTTCCACGGCGCGGAGGCCGGGACGAAGGCCGCCGAGGACTTCGAGAAGCGCTTCGCGAAGAAGGAGCTGTCCACGGACGAGCTCCCCCTGGTGGAGCTGTCCCTGGGCGGCGCGGAGAAGATGCCGGTGACGAAGCTCCTGCCGGAGACGAAGCTGGTGGCCTCCGCCACCGAGGCGCGCAAGCTGATGGCGCAGGGCGGCGTGCGCATCAACGGAGAGAAGGTGCAGGACGCCAAGGCGGAGCTGGGCGCCGGCGAGTACACGGTGCAGGTGGGCAAGCTGAAGGCGGCCCGCGTGAAGCTGGGTTGA